TAATAATTGCATAAATTTTTTAATAATTGATTTTGATATATATTTTTGATCAATATAGTTTCAATTTTATATCTTTATCTCTCAAACTTGATTAAAAATTTTTCATATTAATGTATTTTAGTCAGCTTATTAGTTGAATATTATTTCATATTCTCTGTTTTACATTGTATAATATAAAAACTAGATCAAATTAAAATAAAATATTTTAAATATAAAGTGTAATATCAAGATATAATTATAATATATATTAAAACTAAAAGAGATATCCAAAGCAAAGTTATAATATATTTTGAGAATTTAGTGCTATGTAATGTTCTTCTTAATCCTAGTGTAGCATGAGAATAGCTAAATACTAATAGAAGTAATAATGATGTGACATACCATTTATTTACTAACTCATTGTTTATCACTCTTGTAGATGTTCTAGTAGTAAAATTCATCGGAGTTATAAATAGCATAGATAAGTGTATTGCTAAGAATATACTTGCTAGTATTCCAAATATGTAAAATATAAGCCTAATTTTTGCCTCATTCATTTGAATATCGCCATATAAGATATTAGTAAAGAGACCAGTAAAAGAATCATAAGTATAATTTTGTACTGATTATGTGATCTATAATTAAGCCAATAACTTTCACCATGGTTTTTTGGTATTAAAAATCCTGTTTCTATAAGCAATATCCTGATTCCATTAGTTATATGAAAAGTTAGAATTGCACCAAAGATAACTAATACTGGCATTAAGAAAGAATCATTTATTTCCATTCCCCTAGCTAATTCGTAGACAAAAATAACGTGAAATATTAGATATCCAAAGATTATCCAACCTGTTGCCATTTGTAAAAGTGCTAAATACCTTTCTATATTCCATCCAAATTCTATCCACTGTTTCATTCATATCACCATTGCTTTTAATTTTTGAATTGCTAGCGATGGATCTACGTTTCTTGGACATACTATAGAACAACTGCCTGCTACTCTACAATCCCATATGCCATCCAAACTATTTATAACTTTAATTCTTTTTTCCTTTTCAGTATCTCTAGGATCTGCAATAAACACATATGCTTTGGCTAAGGCTGCAGGACCTAAAAAATTCTTATTACTTCTCGTTATAGGACATGCAGAATAACATAAACCACACCAAATGCATTGGGCAAACTGCCATAACTCTCTTTGATCTTCTGGCTTTAGTCTTTGTTCGTAATTTCCTTTTAAAACCTCTTCATGAGGTCTTATTCTAGGGTCTATCTTTTCCATTTTATCATAAAAATCAGTCATATCTACGATAAGATCTTTTATAACTTTCATATCTAATGGTTCTATAGTTATTTCATTATTTTTATTTATTTCATGTAAAACTAGTGTTTTACAAGCCAGTTTAGGCTTGCCTTGTATTTTCATCCCACAGCTTCCACAAACAGCCATATGACATGAAGCTCTAAAAGAAAGTGTAGGATCAAGGTTTTCTTTAATATATCGCAAAACTTGAACTACGCTGGTGAATCTGTCAACTTCTACCTCATAATTTTGCCACCAGCTTTTCCCTTCTTTATATCTTTTTATCTTGAAACGCACTTTTGAAACATTATCCATATTATATCGTTTTATTAAATCTCCTAAAAAATATTATCATTAATTTCTATATAAATGATTAAAATAATTTTTTAAAAAATAATAACTTTTTTTCCTTTGTCTAAATTATTAAGCTCTGAGAAATTATAGAACTACTTTCATAATAGCATTAGCAATTTTAACATCTTTAGTTTATGGAGTATCAAAATTAAGGTTATTCTCTTAATTAGGTTATTCGTAGAATTAGTGTTAAGTGCTCAAATGCTACACATACTAGTTATGTTTTATAATAAATGTGATAATTAAGTTCTATTCAAATACGCTACTTGATTCTTTTTTAATGTCAGAATAGATTTCATTATAATTAGTAATAAATTAATTTTAGTCTTTCTTTGATTATAAATGAAAATACTAAATGAATAGATTAACTATATTTTATTAACTTTTTTGTTTTTTAAAACCTACCACGAAATAGAAGAGATTTAACGCTTTCTCTTCATAAACCTTAACGTCTAAATATTTGTAAAATATGTTTTTATAATAATTATTTGTAAACAGTCTCCTATAGATATAATAAATATATTTGTAATCTTTTGGCTTACCACCAGCAAAAATCGGTATATAAGGCATTATAAATCTTAAGTATATACTTAGATAAATTCTTTTTATCCTATTTTCTGGCTTACCCATAGCTATTATTCCTACGATCTTTTTAGACACTCTATTCATTTCTTTTACTACAGTTTCTACATTGTTCGCTGCGTGTAAAGCAAAACTACTCATTACTACATCAAAAGCGTTATCTCTAAAAGGTAAAGCTTCGAAAGACGCTAAAACTTTATCATCTTTAATTATAGCCATTTTTAACATATTTACTGCATAATCACTTAAAATAATCTCAGTCTTTTTGCCATATATTTTATTAAACACATAAGATAATTCACCTTTTCCACCAGCTACATCTAAAATCAGTAGTGGAGAACTACAATATTTTAAAATAGTTTTAACTAAATTTGCTCTCCATCTCACATCTTGATTAAAAGATATATATCTATTAGCTCCATCATAAGATTTAGGTATATTCTCATAAACCTCTCTTAGCTCCTCATTAGTAGCCTCAACTGACACAAATAAATAATTATTGAGAACAATAAAAAATTACTCTTAATTGAAATCAATTAATTATCGTCTTTTCATATCATACAGTGCAGAAACTAATTCAATAGTTGTATAAACATTTGTAATCCTAGAGAATCCTTTAATAATGATAACTGTATGCGTTAACTATATTCTTCAAATTCTTCTCAGAATTAGTATCTTAAATATGAAGCAATAAAAGTCTACTTAGTATAAATTCTCAGAGATATCTTTCAAGCTGATATTCTTTCATACTTTTGTTTAAATTTGTGTTCATAAAAACAGTTTATACTTACTTCATAAAAATAAGATAAAAAATATTTATAAAATATATAACTAAGATCTACTTTCCATACTTTTTAGAGAAAATATATAATTATAGACTCTAATTCATTTAAATATTTGAATTATAGGAACTATCAGTTTATACTTCAAGATAGTTCTTATTGTATCTTCAATCTATTATGTTAGAAACTTTCTAGACTTAATTTCTATACTTGACAACGAATTTACTCTTTTATATATAAAGAGAAATAACCAGATCTATTATCTAGTGTCAATTAACTTAAAAATTATAGTTTCTCAAAAAAATTATTAAAAAATTATCTTATTAAGATACTTGAACTTCTATTTGGAATTTCATACCATAAGCTGAGTCTTGACCATCAGCATCCCATACTCTGATTATATAATTTCCAGGCTGAAGAGGATGCGTTTGCAATATTATTGTAGAGTTCTGACCTAATGGTATTTCAATTCCTACTCCGTAATTGCCTATCTTAATAGCTTTTGATGGATGTAATGAGAATTCGTTTTTTATGTCATTTGTCGGTATGTGACCAAGTTGTTGTCCAGTCCATTGATAATATATTGTCCCATTAGGATATAATATTTGAACTAGAACTATAAATCCTCCATAAGTATCTGGTCCATCTACACGTGAAATTTGCAGGAATAATGTACCATTTTGATAGAGCCTAGTACCAGATAATGAATATCCTGGAGTTTTAGAATAGTTAGTTAAATGAGTAAATCCTTGAAAATTTATCTGATAAAGTCCAAAAGTGACTCCAGTAGCAATAAGCATTGCAAGAATTGCAACTAATACTTTTTCATTCATTTTTATCACCATAATGGAATATAATATTTCCAGATCTTAATACCTTTGGAATTCTTGAAAATTAACTGATCAATCGAAAGCCATTTGCTTCCTGTAAAGATAAACATAAATGCAGCTGCTCCTTCCACTGCAGCTATTTGCCATTCGTC
This genomic window from Acidianus manzaensis contains:
- a CDS encoding succinate dehydrogenase/fumarate reductase iron-sulfur subunit, with amino-acid sequence MDNVSKVRFKIKRYKEGKSWWQNYEVEVDRFTSVVQVLRYIKENLDPTLSFRASCHMAVCGSCGMKIQGKPKLACKTLVLHEINKNNEITIEPLDMKVIKDLIVDMTDFYDKMEKIDPRIRPHEEVLKGNYEQRLKPEDQRELWQFAQCIWCGLCYSACPITRSNKNFLGPAALAKAYVFIADPRDTEKEKRIKVINSLDGIWDCRVAGSCSIVCPRNVDPSLAIQKLKAMVI
- a CDS encoding class I SAM-dependent methyltransferase, with translation MSVEATNEELREVYENIPKSYDGANRYISFNQDVRWRANLVKTILKYCSSPLLILDVAGGKGELSYVFNKIYGKKTEIILSDYAVNMLKMAIIKDDKVLASFEALPFRDNAFDVVMSSFALHAANNVETVVKEMNRVSKKIVGIIAMGKPENRIKRIYLSIYLRFIMPYIPIFAGGKPKDYKYIYYIYRRLFTNNYYKNIFYKYLDVKVYEEKALNLFYFVVGFKKQKS
- a CDS encoding TQO small subunit DoxA domain-containing protein, translated to MNEKVLVAILAMLIATGVTFGLYQINFQGFTHLTNYSKTPGYSLSGTRLYQNGTLFLQISRVDGPDTYGGFIVLVQILYPNGTIYYQWTGQQLGHIPTNDIKNEFSLHPSKAIKIGNYGVGIEIPLGQNSTIILQTHPLQPGNYIIRVWDADGQDSAYGMKFQIEVQVS